One window of the Triticum dicoccoides isolate Atlit2015 ecotype Zavitan chromosome 3B, WEW_v2.0, whole genome shotgun sequence genome contains the following:
- the LOC119277556 gene encoding 60S ribosomal protein L36-3-like yields the protein MAPLQPKSGLFVGINKGHVVTKRELPPRPSDRKGKGTKRVLFVRNLIREVAGFAPYEKRITELLKVGKDKRALKVAKRKLGTHKRAKKKREEMSSVLRKMRSGGGGATDKKK from the exons ATGGCGCCGTTGCAGCCCAAGTCAGGGCTCTTCGTCGGCATCAACAAGGGCCACGTCGTCACCAAGCGCGAGCTGCCGCCTCGCCCGTCCGACCGCAAGGGG AAAGGTACCAAGAGGGTGCTGTTTGTCAGGAACTTGATTAGGGAGGTCGCTGGATTTGCTCCCTATGAGAAGCGTATCACTGAGCTTCTTAAGGTTGGAAAGGACAAGCGCGCACTCAAGGTCGCCAAGAGGAAGCTTGGTACTCACAAGAGAGCAAAGAAGAAGAGGGAGGAGATGTCAAGTGTCCTCAGGAAGATGAG gtctggtggtggtggtgctacgGACAAGAAGAAATAG